GCTTCTCTGACTGTGGGAGGCACTGCCGTGTCTCAGACAGAAAGCACTTATCTCTTAGGAGATTCCCAAGAAAGTCAACAAGATCTTGTTCCCAGGGAGTGGGTTACTGGCCAAAGGGAACATAAGGTAGGCAGAAAAGTTAAAAGAGTTTCTTAAAGTGAAGACTGGAGAAGttcctcccttcctctgagcTATGAATCTCTCTTCATGAAAGCCAAAGGTAGAGACGGGGGACAGGGCCAGGTTAGGGCCTTCCATACACAAACACTTCTAGAGTTGCCCATTCCTGTTCTGCTCTTGGACCCTTAGATACCTCCTGTCCTTTTTAGATCCAGATTAAGAGAAACGTTCAGGAAGCTCTTTGAAACCCTCAGTATTTGTTGGAGGGACTGGACTCCTCTCCAGCTGCCCACCCTCTGCCTCCAGTCACCATGTGCAAGAGAGATCCTGTACAGATGTCTCTGGGCTCTCGTTTTTCCTTTAGAATAACTTCTTCCTATTTCAGGAAAGGGAAATGGTGTCACTCAGGCCCTGGGACTGCTTCTCCAGCCAGGTTGGGGCCATAGGTCCCACTCTAGTGAAGGTCAATGTCTCAGAATAAAAGCTGTATTTTTACACGTAGTGTGGAGTCTCATTACTCTTATTAAAGTCTTTGGTGATAGCTATTATATCTTCATATATTTGGcaaaacattctttttcttcttgttgtttgGGTGCTCTTCCTCAGTTGTTGTCATGGAGACTAGTGGCTAGAAACTAGAGCTAGGTTCATGGTGGTCACGAAATAAGGAAGAGAAACTTATATTTACATAATGCTcattatgtgccaggaactggacTAAGTATCCTGTGCTCATAAAATCTGTGTCcttgattttatttaatccacATAAGTCTGGAAGGTTGGTGCTAGTATCTccagtttatagatgaggaaactaaggctcaatTAAGTCAAAATGTTTGCCAAAGGTCTCAGAGGTAAGAAGTGGCAGAGATGGGTTTGAAACCTGGATCTGCCTCGTCCCCAAGTTTGAATTCTTCCCATTATACCACACTACTCCAAATCCATTCAGGGTAGGTCTTGATTGAGAAGAACAGGAATCAAGATTCCTGTCACAGAAAGTGTGAGCCTTTAGAAAACTAGAAGCTTTGGGGTCTTCGGGTTAGTGACTGCCGACGAGAATAACAAGGAACATACCCAGTTCTATGCATGCCCTGATAGGTCGTAATCTCTAGCAGGTAGGTAATCTTTCAAAAAGACGCCCTGAGCCAAgatggcctcccaaatagcccTTGTTAAAGATGGCGCCTCCGTCAGACGTCCCTCCCTTCATCTCAGctggattctctctcttttttcctggaATGAAAAAATGCCCTGCCAGCGCTAAGATGTCAGTACAAGTTAGTCGTCTCTTTCCCGTTCTTGTCTAAAGTGGCCAGGGCTTCAGCTACATACTCCAGGACACTGCTTCTTCCCGACTTCACAGAAAACCCACAAACATCAGCTCTCATCAAGATGGAGTGAGCGGAAGTGGGGCGGCTCTGAGTTTGAGTTTGTGGGCGGGCCGAGAGCGACACTTCCGCCCCTCACCAACATGGCTGCGGGCTGCAAGTGCGCATGAGCAGCTGTCTATGGAGCTACCTAGGTCGGGAGAGGGAGAACACAGTTGGAGAAAATCGGCGGCTGAGACGGCCTTGGCCGGTGAGTGTAGGACCGGGCAGAAGTCTGGAAACTGGGTGGACTGGCAAGGCAGGGCAggtttgattttgtttccttttttctggttAGAGAACACTGCTGGGGAGGAAGCCTTTGTTTTGGGCTGGGGGGGGGGGTGTTGTGCTGGTTCTTTATCTTCTACCCTGCTTTGTGGGCCAAACTCCCTGCCCCCGAGCGCGAGCGTCCCAGCCCTCCTGCGCTGTCCAGCTGCGGGCCGCAGCCGCCGGCACCGGGCGCCTGAGCCCCCTAGTCCCCGATGTCCTTTCCTGCCTCCTCTGCGGAGCAGCTGGGGCGCGGGGCTAGACTGCGGGGCTGCGGGTCACGGCGCAGGCTCCCGGGCTCGCGCCTGGCGGGCGCTCAGCTCCTTAAGCGCCTTCTGGTTGGAGAGCCTGCAGGGAGACGCCTCATTCTCAGGCAAGGTCTAGGCGCCTGACTTCTTTCGGGagtagatttttttccctttgtgtcCAGACTTAGCAAGGGCTCTTACTGGGCCCTTCTGGCCTGAGCGTGCCCACCACAACGTCCCATTCCAGTTTCCGTGTCACAGATCCCTAATGCCTAGGAAATGCTTCCGGATGTCCAACTAAGATTTGAATAAGTACCCTGACCCCGTTGCTGGGTGTCCTCAGAGACTGCCCCGGCTGACAGCTGTGGCCAATAGAGATGCCTCCTGTGCCGGGCCCTCTATTTCATTGCCTTCCCCTGCAGTCAGCGCGGCAAGCTTCGCAGGGCATTTCCTCTTCAGGTTTGAAGATGGAAATGTAGGTGGTCCCAAAACACTAGTGTTACTTCCCCTTATCGACTGGGATCTCCTTGCAGCGTTACTTCCTCTGGACGGTTTCACTTTCagttcctttttcaacattttcCTCGGACGCGGTCTTTCCAAGGCTTATCCACTGAAAATTTTCCTTGGATAGGAAAGGTCTGGAGGACCTTATGGGTAGAGAATTTCTAAAAATCTTGCCCCTTTTGTGTTGGGATTATCTTACTGCTTTGTACTGTGTAGCTGTTTCTTTCTGGAGGCATGTCTGCCCAGCTCTTTGTTTTTCCTGCCCTCTGGCTGGGTGTCAGGGTCCTAAGGCAGAGCTTGTAGGTGGATTCTTCCCCCTTTGTCTCTTCTTTAGaaccctgtttttgtttttttttttttttttttttttttaccccttcTTGCTGAGGCTCAGTTGATTTGGAGTTGTCATAGCAACATTTTAGCAACTGTGTTGTTCTACAGGAAGGCTTGATGAATAAAATAGAGGGTGCTTGAAGAGGATCCACTTGGGCTTTAGGGTTTCTAACAGATTATATAAATCGGAATACCCCAAAACAAGAATCCTGTCAGTAGAATGGGGCCCAAAGGCCAAGTCTAGTCTTTGTGGTCAGGGACATTCTTCCAGTGGTAGTGGGCTTGAGATTTCCTCTTCCTAGGTTTGAGAACAGAAATGTCTTGGTGGACAATATGTGGCTGAGAAACTGGAAGAAGTATCGGTGTCCATGACACGGTATTTTTTGATGGTGGGGCCAATACATGGCCCTTCCTGATTCCCATGAGGCTGCCATCATGGCAGGTCATAATAGCTTTAATAGTGATCcatttagaaatgtgttgttggctgggtgcggtggctcatgcctgtaatcccagcactttgggaggctgaggcaggtggatcacctgaagtcaggagttccagaccaacctggccaacatggtgaaaccccatctctactgaaaaatacaaaaattagccgggcatggtggtgggcgcgtataatcccagttattcaggaggctgaggcaggagaattgcttgaacccaggagacggaggttgtaagctgagattgtgccactgcactccagcctgggcaacagagcaagactgtctcaaaaaaaaaaaaaaaaaaaaatgtgttgtttcagccaggtgcggtggctcacacctgtaatcccagcactttgggaggccgaggcggatagatcacgaggtcaggagttcgagaccagccgggccaacatggtttagtagaaaccccgtctctactaaaaatacaaatattagccaggcgtggtggtgtgcacctgtaatcccagctacttgagaggctgaggcaggagaatcacttgaacccgggagacagaggttgcagtgagctgagatcgcgccactacactccagcctgggtgacagagcgagactctgtctcgaaaaaaagcGTTGTTTCTGTCTTCCAGTATAATTATCCCCTCTCTACCAGGAGTTGGAGTGATAATGGAGGGACAAGGAACACTATTTGTAGAGTTGCTTTTTCAATCACTGTAGGCCAGTCCTCAACATCAGTATGGTGGAGGCTGATTGTCCCCTGCAGATGACTGGGTTATTTTCCTGGCTGTGTGTTCATGGAACCTAAGTTCTAGAACCGGAGATACTGTTCTGTTTCCTagactcactgcaaacttcatGATTTCTACCAGGACTTAGCACTCAGGCCTGTGAATAGGAGATACAAAGACTTCCAAAAAAGGACCAGTTCCTCGGATGTGCCCCCTCACAGAGAGATGAAGGGGTGAGTGAAGAAGGGGTAGGGTCTGGGATGAAAGATGGGTGGCCTGGAAGAATGCAAAATGGCCAAGAGCACTGCCTCTGGAGTCAGGCAGACCTGGATTCAGGTTCTACTCTATCACTTACTGTGTGatttggtttcttcatctataaaatggaagtaGTGCTATCTATCTCATGgtgttgtttttaatattaaataagagTACATGTGATGTACTTAGCTTAGTGCTTATGTACATAGTAAACAGCAAACACTAGTTGTTATTCTAACCTAACTCAGCTTCTGTTGGGAATGCCAATGAGTTTGCAGCCATATGTTACTGGGCCGGTGAGCTTCTCATTGACTTCTTCCCATACTCTTCCTTTTGTCCTTTCACCACAAACAGGCAGCAGAAAACAGCTGAAACGGAAGAGGGGACAGTGCAGATTCAGGAAGGTGAGTGCTAGAGACGGAACCAAGACTAAGAACCCATCAtggcctcccttcctcccccaccaGACCATCTCCTGTGCATCCTCCTCCTTCAGTGACATGCACGTGGAACGGGGATAGAAAGGCAGTTAACTCACAgacttttcttttgttcttttaattcaggTGCAGTGGCTACTGGGGAAGACCCAACCAGTGTGGCTATTGCCAGCATCCAGTCAGCTGCCACCTTCCCTGACCCCAACGTCAAGTACGTCTTCCGAACTGAGAATGGGGGCCAGGTAAGGGAGGGGGCCAGGTGGCTGCAGGTGTTATTTGGGATTGGGATTGAGGGAGGTAATTGAACATGTCTTGGGGAGACCTGGCTTGGAGGATGAGTTGAAAGAGTGGACTGTTTCAGGGGAGGGGGGTGCTGATACTGGAGTAGAGACTGGTGTGAGGTTAGGTGTATGCTGAAACCTCTGtgtggggagagaagggagaatgGCTCAATCCGTGTCTCTGAAGGACTTTGTTTTGGGGCCCTATCCAAGGGAAGCTTTATGAGGGGCCCTAGGATTCCCAACACTTaatcttttattctctctttccCTTGCTCTGCCTTCCTCTACACTTCTAGGTGATGTACAGGGTGATCCAGGTGTCTGAGGGGCAGCTGGATGGCCAAACTGAGGGAACTGGTGCCATCAGTGGCTACCCTGCCACTCAATCCATGACCCAGGTACAGGGTATGGGCTGGGGAGGTGACTAGAGTTCTGAGAAGTAAGATGAAGAAGGGTATTAGTAGGATGGGGGTGAAGCTAGGAACAGTGAGGCGTCTAGGGCTGCCTTGTCCCAAAGCACTAGGCTCTCCTTTCCTggatgtttctctctctctctctctctctcaggcgGTGATCCAGGGTGCTTTCACCAGTGATGATGCAGTTGACACGGAGGGGACAGCTGCTGAGACGCACTATACTTACTTCCCCAGCACGGCAGTGGGAGATGGGGCAGGGGGTACCACATCGGGGAGTACAGCTGCTGTTGTTACTACCCAGGGCTCAGAGGCACTGCTGGGGCAGGCGACCCCTCCTGGCACTGGTGAGATACTGCATGAGGATGCTGGCTGAAAGGGCTAGAATAGGCTGTGAGACATGACTGGTAGGCAGTGAGCCTTCACTCATGACTCTTAGTGATCATTAAGATCTGGGCAGGCAGTGAGTCCGGGGCTGCTCTTCTATTAACATGTTCTTTTTAGAGGAGGGGCCCAGGGTCTTCACCTCAGGGCTTGGTGAGGTTCCTACCCATGTCCTGACAGAACCTACCCTGCATCTTCACAGGTCAATTCTTTGTGATGATGTCACCACAAGAAGTACTGCAGGGAGGAAGCCAGCGCTCAATTGCCCCTAGGACTCACCCTTATTCCCCGTGAGTGACACTTGTTTCTTCTCAAATTTcataagtgtttttttttgttttttttgtttttttctgagacagagtcttgctctgtcacccaggctggagtgcagtggcgtgatctcagctcacacaacatctgcctccagggttcaagtgtttctcatgcctcagcttcccaagtagctggaactacagatgtgtaccaccacccctggctaatttttgtatctgtttttggtttttttttttgagacggagtctcgctctgtcgcccgggctggagtgcagtggccggatctcagctcactgcaagcttcgcctcccgggtttacgccattatcctgcctcagcctcccgcgtagctgggattacaggcgcccgccaactcacccggctaggtttttttttgtgtgtgtattttttaatagagacggggtttcaccatgttagccagaatggtctcaatctcctgacctcgtcatccacccgtctcggcctcccaaagtgctgggattacaggcttgagccaccgcgcccggcctaatttttgtatctttagtagagacagggtttcatcatgttggccaggctggtctcgaactcctgacctcaatccgcctgcctcggcctcccaaaatgctgggattacaggtgtgagacaacACACCCAGCTACCCATAAGTGGTCCTAGTACCTGCTAAATCTTGTATAATTCCTTAACCCCAAACTCCAATCATGTACTTTTGTCTTCTTACTCTGGCCACCCTGGGCTCTGTTGTCAGGAAGTCAGAAGCTCCCCGGACGACTCGGGATGAGAAACGCAGGGCTCAGCATAATGAAGGTAGGTATGATCCGGGTGGAGCTAGGAGCTGTCTGGTGTGATCTCAGCAGTGATGTCTGAGGGGTGGAGGGTTAGGTAATTTTACCCCGGGACTTGTGGCGAGTTTTCACTGAGTCACCTTGTCCTCCACTTTGCCCCACAGTGGAGCGCCGCCGCCGAGACAAGATCAACAACTGGATCGTGCAGCTCTCCAAGATAATCCCAGACTGCTCCATGGAGAGCACCAAGTCTGGCCAGGTCATGGAAAGACCCTGGTAGTGGGCAGGATGCCTGAATTCTGTCACCTGGTATTGTTTCCAGAAATGGTAGAAAGAGGGGCGCACATGACAGTAGTCTTATCTCTCCCTGAGGTTcctgtatctctgggagatatTATACCACCTTCCTTAGAGGAAAATGAGGTCCAAAGTATGAACCTACTTTTGGAAAGCAAGCTGGGTATCTGAAATCCTAGTCCTGATTTTGTTGACCTTATCTTGCAGAGTAAAGGTGGGATTCTATCCAAAGCTTGTGATTATATCCAGGAGCTTCGGCAGAGTAACCACCGCTTGTCTGAAGAACTGCAGGGGCTTGACCAACTGCAGCTGGACAATGACGTGCTTCGACAACAGGTCAGACTCCTACCCCCAGTGCAGCCCTTCTCAGCTCTGCTAGCCACTGATCCAGTTTGACACCCTCTACTTTGTTCTCCATGGAGAGGGCTTCATCTTTTCCCCTTACCAGTGGATGTCTGAATACATTCAGGGGCTTGGTAGTGCCAACTTTACTACCCATTCCTTTACTGCCTCCTTCCCTTGTCAGGTGGAAGATCTTAAAAACAAGAATCTGCTGCTTCGAGCTCAGTTGCGGCACCACGGATTAGAGGTCGTCATCAAGAATGACAGCAACTAACTATGGGGATTCAGGGGCTTTGGGCCCAAGAACTGCAGATAGCCCAGGAGCAACAGCCTAATCCTGTGCCCCTTTCCTTCACTGCCCACTTCTGGCATGGGACAGGGGGAAGTTCAGAAGGTGTGTCCTTGAACTGAGGCCCTGTGATATGGCAGCCTGCAGTGGTGTGAAACACACAATGTGGAGGTGCACTGACAGCCTTGCCCACCCCCACCATGCAACCCCTGGGCCCTTGTGCTCCTCTTGCACAATGCATGTGCTGCCTCCATGCTGGATACTGGACACACTAAACTGGGGGGCTTGTCCTGTACTTGCTTAGAGTGCCCAGCAGAGGTCTGCTGACAGGTGATGCTCTGGCTTGCCCCAGGACTCTGGCACTTCCATTGGTTCTTCCTTTCCCTGGAGCTGAGGTTTAGAGGTGCACCCTGTGGCTCAGGGGAGCAAGCTTACACAAGAAGTGGGGGAAGGGTGTTTAGCAGTGGCTGGTGCCCATGAAGAGGAGATTGGCCAGCGAGAAGCTGAGGCCTATGCAGACGTCTCTGAAGCCAGAGAGAACAACAGGCAGGGGTCCACTTGGGGCCTTCCCCCTTAtgggggtcttttttttttttttctttccttttccttttttttttttttttttttttttttttttttttttaggataaaATTGTTCAAAGCCACAgttgtctgtttttcttccttttgtgggGCCACAGGCTGGAAGGGAGGGGCATTGCTCTTTGACCAGTAAAGGCTGTGCTAAGTTCAGGGTGGGGTGCTGCTCCTGCACTTATTACCCGGAGACCTGGTTCCTGGGCCAGACCGGTCTGTCGTTTTTGGCCCACGCTAGAGAATGTTAAGGGCTTCTGCAGTAGACTGGTGCTAGAGGCGCCGTGAACAGGTGCTGCGGGGGCGGTGCGGGAGGCGGTGCCCTCGCTTCCGGATCCGGTCTCAGCTCCGGGAGCGAGTGGGAGATGCTGCAGGCTACGAGAGGGCGGGCCGGGGCCGCACACCGGAGACTCGCAGTTGCTGCGCGCACCATGGCTGGAGGTACCTGCGGGGGATGCCTGGGACCGCGGTCCTCTTGGCCCCCTGAGTTGAGGTGTGgcagggagtggggtgggggagcgAAGGGGCGTGGTTGAGGGGTCTTGGTGCATACCCTACCAGGGAGGGGCTCTGCCAGGTGAGGGGATACAGTGGCGGCCATGACTCCTAGGCCCCTTCTCCTGAAGGCTGTCGCGCCCTTTCCTCAGCGCCCACGGTCTCGCTCCCTGAACTCCGTTCACTCCTAGCCTCCGGCCGGGCCCGACTCTTCGACGTGCGCTCTCGGGAGGAGGCGGCAGCTGGGACCATCCCAGGGGCGCTCAACATCCCGGGTATAGGGTGGAGAGGGGACGCCCAGGTGGTGGAATAGAGCCGTTCAGGAGGGTCTTTGCCAGTGGGACCTCATTTAGGATGGAATGGGGAAGGCACTGATTATGGGGGTCCTGCATTCCCGGGAGCCAGCCTTCAGCTTCCTGGGAAGGACTGATAGGAGGCGGATCCTGGCATCGGAACTGGCCCATCCAGTTTGAGAAGACAGCAGGTGGAGAGGAGAGGGGCAGACCAGCTTCTCTTGACCTCCCCAAGTCTGGACGCCTGAGGGAGCATCCCGCCCCGCCTCCTCACAGCTTGGGGAGTGGCTCGCATTCAAAAGTCGTTGGTTTCTGGTTCTTGAAattggggtgggggtaggggatgGCTATCATATGTTGTTTGGGGGCCCCCAGGACccagcctttccaggcccagcttcCGAACCTGAGTGCCAAACTGCCGGCTTTCCCTTCTACCCTCTCCACTCCTCCAGTGTCCGAGTTGGAGAGTGCTCTGCAGATGGAGCCAGCTGCCTTCCAGGCTTTGTACTCTGCTGAGAAGCCAAAGCTGGAAGATGAGCATCTCGTTTTCTTCTGTCAGATGGGCAAGCGGGGCCTCCAGGCCATGCAACTGGCCCGGAGTCTTGGATACACTGGGTACGGGGAGGTATGGCTGCTAGCTGGGAGGTGATGGGGACTACCTGTCATTCCTGTCCGTCTCTCACCCTTCTTTATCTCCACAGGGCTCGCAACTATGCTGGGGCCTATAGAGAATGGTTGGAGAAAGAGGGTTAGGCAGGAGGCGGCTTACTGATTGCCACCCCCTGGCCCCTTAATGGCCATCTTAACTAAGGGTGTGAAGGGGCTGACTTGGTGAGTTGGGCAACTCCTTATAGTGTTGTGCACACAAAAGCATCAAATAAAGAACATTTAATCAAAGTATTGGAAGCACTTAATGTGTCAGTTGGACTGAAAACAGTTCTAATCTTTATCTAGACCTCAATTCAGTCCTGGATCATCATTTCTCAGCATTCATCTGCTTCCCCTAGCACTCCCCACATGCAAAATTCTAGCAGTTTCCTGAGAGGCTACAATGTACAGTACTTCTAGAATAGCTGTTTTCAACCCAGAATGCACATCAGAATcagcaagttttttttgtttgttttattttttaattcagaatATGGAGGGTGGAG
This DNA window, taken from Macaca mulatta isolate MMU2019108-1 chromosome 1, T2T-MMU8v2.0, whole genome shotgun sequence, encodes the following:
- the TSTD1 gene encoding thiosulfate:glutathione sulfurtransferase isoform X2: MLQATRGRAGAAHRRLAVAARTMAGVSELESALQMEPAAFQALYSAEKPKLEDEHLVFFCQMGKRGLQAMQLARSLGYTGARNYAGAYREWLEKEG
- the USF1 gene encoding upstream stimulatory factor 1 isoform X4, with amino-acid sequence MKGQQKTAETEEGTVQIQEGAVATGEDPTSVAIASIQSAATFPDPNVKYVFRTENGGQVMYRVIQVSEGQLDGQTEGTGAISGYPATQSMTQAVIQGAFTSDDAVDTEGTAAETHYTYFPSTAVGDGAGGTTSGSTAAVVTTQGSEALLGQATPPGTGQFFVMMSPQEVLQGGSQRSIAPRTHPYSPKSEAPRTTRDEKRRAQHNEVERRRRDKINNWIVQLSKIIPDCSMESTKSGQSKGGILSKACDYIQELRQSNHRLSEELQGLDQLQLDNDVLRQQVEDLKNKNLLLRAQLRHHGLEVVIKNDSN
- the USF1 gene encoding upstream stimulatory factor 1 isoform X3 — protein: MSSCLWSYLGRERENTVGENRRLRRPWPDLALRPVNRRYKDFQKRTSSSDVPPHREMKGQQKTAETEEGTVQIQEGAVATGEDPTSVAIASIQSAATFPDPNVKYVFRTENGGQVMYRVIQVSEGQLDGQTEGTGAISGYPATQSMTQAVIQGAFTSDDAVDTEGTAAETHYTYFPSTAVGDGAGGTTSGSTAAVVTTQGSEALLGQATPPGTGQFFVMMSPQEVLQGGSQRSIAPRTHPYSPKSEAPRTTRDEKRRAQHNEVERRRRDKINNWIVQLSKIIPDCSMESTKSGQSKGGILSKACDYIQELRQSNHRLSEELQGLDQLQLDNDVLRQQVEDLKNKNLLLRAQLRHHGLEVVIKNDSN
- the USF1 gene encoding upstream stimulatory factor 1 isoform X1, with the protein product MSSCLWSYLGRERENTVGENRRLRRPWPVSVGPGRSLETGWTGKAGQTHCKLHDFYQDLALRPVNRRYKDFQKRTSSSDVPPHREMKGQQKTAETEEGTVQIQEGAVATGEDPTSVAIASIQSAATFPDPNVKYVFRTENGGQVMYRVIQVSEGQLDGQTEGTGAISGYPATQSMTQAVIQGAFTSDDAVDTEGTAAETHYTYFPSTAVGDGAGGTTSGSTAAVVTTQGSEALLGQATPPGTGQFFVMMSPQEVLQGGSQRSIAPRTHPYSPKSEAPRTTRDEKRRAQHNEVERRRRDKINNWIVQLSKIIPDCSMESTKSGQSKGGILSKACDYIQELRQSNHRLSEELQGLDQLQLDNDVLRQQVEDLKNKNLLLRAQLRHHGLEVVIKNDSN
- the TSTD1 gene encoding thiosulfate:glutathione sulfurtransferase isoform X1, which codes for MLQATRGRAGAAHRRLAVAARTMAGAPTVSLPELRSLLASGRARLFDVRSREEAAAGTIPGALNIPVSELESALQMEPAAFQALYSAEKPKLEDEHLVFFCQMGKRGLQAMQLARSLGYTGARNYAGAYREWLEKEG
- the USF1 gene encoding upstream stimulatory factor 1 isoform X5; amino-acid sequence: MYRVIQVSEGQLDGQTEGTGAISGYPATQSMTQAVIQGAFTSDDAVDTEGTAAETHYTYFPSTAVGDGAGGTTSGSTAAVVTTQGSEALLGQATPPGTGQFFVMMSPQEVLQGGSQRSIAPRTHPYSPKSEAPRTTRDEKRRAQHNEVERRRRDKINNWIVQLSKIIPDCSMESTKSGQSKGGILSKACDYIQELRQSNHRLSEELQGLDQLQLDNDVLRQQVEDLKNKNLLLRAQLRHHGLEVVIKNDSN
- the USF1 gene encoding upstream stimulatory factor 1 isoform X2, with translation MSSCLWSYLGRERENTVGENRRLRRPWPTHCKLHDFYQDLALRPVNRRYKDFQKRTSSSDVPPHREMKGQQKTAETEEGTVQIQEGAVATGEDPTSVAIASIQSAATFPDPNVKYVFRTENGGQVMYRVIQVSEGQLDGQTEGTGAISGYPATQSMTQAVIQGAFTSDDAVDTEGTAAETHYTYFPSTAVGDGAGGTTSGSTAAVVTTQGSEALLGQATPPGTGQFFVMMSPQEVLQGGSQRSIAPRTHPYSPKSEAPRTTRDEKRRAQHNEVERRRRDKINNWIVQLSKIIPDCSMESTKSGQSKGGILSKACDYIQELRQSNHRLSEELQGLDQLQLDNDVLRQQVEDLKNKNLLLRAQLRHHGLEVVIKNDSN